The segment ATGATAAATAATAAAGGTAACTTGGATAAACAAGATTTATATTATAGAATCATGTATAAAAAAGCAACTTTATTTAGATATATGTATGAGGAAGAAAAAGGACTTGTTTTGATAGATGAAATTATTAAAAATATAGATAAAATTTCAAATGATTATTTTCAAAAAATCGTATATCTTGAAAAAGTAAATTTATTATATGATCTTAAGAGATATGATGAAGGGATTGAAATATATCAAAATTTATTATTAGATTCAAAAGAGTATTACTTTTGTGCTCTATATGCAAAACTACTTTATAAGATAAATGATCCTTCAGAATCGATAAACATTTTGGATAAAATAGAAGATTTAGATGAAGAATATAAATTAGATTTTGTGAGTTATTTAAGAGGAATAAATTTTATAAGTCTAAAAGAGTATAAAAAAGCTTTAAATGAAATCAATAAAACTAATTTTAATTTTGATATAAGCTATAGAGACAAAAATTTTTTATTAAAAGGATTGATTTATGAAGCTTTAAATGAAGAAAAAATGGCTTTGAATTATTATAAAATATATCTTGAAAAAATAGAAGATAAAGATATAAAAAATAGATATGAACTTATAAAGGCAAATAAAGAAGTTGAGAATATTGAAGTATTTATAGAAGATTTATATAAACAAAGAAAGCTACTATATTAAAAATAGTAGCTTTTAATTTTTAAATTTTTTGAGCTTCTCCTCTTTTTACAAATAGCATGGTTATAAACGATAATAAGAAAAATATAAAAGAGAATATCATCAATGAATTATAATCAAATATATCCATGAAAAACCCTGCTATTGGTGGTGCAAAGATATTTGCTGCCATTGAAAAGAAATAATAAAGGCCAGTATAACCACCAGATTTTTCTGTTGTCGTCATATCTACAACCATAGGTAAAGAGTTTACATTTATGAGGGCCCAACCAATTCCACCTATTGGGAAAATTATATACATAATAGTTTTAAACAATTCTTTATTTGATTCAATACTCATATCCATATTTCCAAAATAAAATGTTGATAGAGACATTATAAATAATATAAATATACCTGCAAATATAGATTTTTTTCTACCAAATTTTCCACCTATAAATCCAGCAGGAATTGCAAAGATCATGAATGTAAGAGAAAAAACTCCCATCATCAAAGCTCCAGTACTTTCTGGGATTCCGACATGAAATTTTGCATAAATTGTAAAAAATGTTTCTATTGAATTGAATCCTATGAACCAAAATAATATCGATAATAGCATTAATAAAAGACTTTTTTCTTTTGAAACAAAAACATCTTTTAAGTTTGTTAATAATTCTTGCATGCCCTTTTTTACAACGCTTTTTTTATTTTTAGAAAGATTACTTTTAATAGTATATTCTTTTGGTTCTTTTATGAAAACAAATAATAATAATTGTGCAGCTAACATGACTATTGCACCAACTATGAAAGGCAATGACTGTGAATAATCATACATTGGTTTTCCTGCAAAATAAGCTAAAAGAGCTCCAAGTCCACCCATGAAATTTATAATTCCATTTGCTTGAGATCTATATCTTGAAGGAGTGATATCAGGCATTAAAGCAACTACTGGAGATCTAAATATCGCCATAAAAAAATTCATAAGTATTATTATAAACATCAAGAAAAAAAGATTGTTAAAATCTTTTATAAAAGGTATCAAGATAAAGAAAAAAGCTGCTAATGGTGCTCCCAACATTATATAAGGCATACGTCTACCAAATTTTGTTCTCGTTTGATCCGATAAAGTTCCAAGTATTGGTAGCATAAATATTGCAAAGATGTTATCTATTGTCATAACTATACCGATAGAAAAAGAACTCAAAGAAAAATCTTTTAAAAATATTGGTACATAAGCATTGTACAAAGGCCATAAAATACTTATTCCAAAAAAACCAAAACCTATAACAAACAGTTTCCAAAATTTAAATTTCAATTATCCCCATCCCCCAATCAACTTTATAATGAATCAAAAGAATCTATTATTAATTCAACTTCATCTGTTATTATTCCATCATAAAGGCCTTTAAATGTTTTTAAATCTTTAGGATTATTTAAAGTCCATAAATAGATTTTCATGCCACTTTTTCGCCATTTTCTTAAAAAAGCTTTTGAAATTAATTTTCTTTCATTTAATTTGTCTACCCATAAATTAAGCGAAAAAAAGTTTAATTCTTTATTAAGATCTATTAAGTTATTTAAAGAGTCATAATCAACCAAAAGACCTAATTTTACATCTTTATCTATTTTTCTTATTTCTCTTAAGGCATCAACTTTAAAAGATGAAAACAAAGTTCTATTCAAAGCATTATACTTTTTAGTTAATTCATATGATGGAATTGCTGCTTCAACTTCTTTAACTTCGAGATTTAAAAATGAAGACTCATCGAGTACTTTTAAAACATCTTCAATTTTTGGAACACTTTGACCATTATCTAATTTTATCTTTTGAAGTTCTTCAAAAGTTATATCAGATAATTTAATATTTTTTCCAGATAATCTTTCGAGATTATCATCATGTAAAACTACTGGGACTTTATCTTTTGTTAATCTTGTATCATATTCTATTCCATCAGCACCAAATTCTATAGCTTTTTCAAATGCTTCTAAAGTATTTTCTGTAAATTTAGCTCTATACCCTCTATGACCTAATATAGGTATACTTCTCATAAAAAATCACCTCTAATAATAAAAATGCAATTCTTAATTATATTCTATCATCATATTAAATATTTCAGAAAGCTTATTTTTTTATAAAAAATAGTGTTTATTGTATATTATGCATAATGATAATCAAATTTTTTTATATGATTTACCATTTCTTAATAAATTAAAATATACTATAATAATTATAATAAGAAGAAAAAATATAAAAATGGAGGGTTATAAAATGAATATTTTAATTGCACCAGATAGTTTTAAAGGAAGCTTATCTGCAAAAGACTTTTGTTTTCATGCGGAAAAAGCTATTAAATCTTTTAATTCAAATATAAATACAATAAAAGTTCCACTTGCCGATGGAGGAGAAGGAACTACACAGGCAATGGTTTTAAATACCGATGGTGATTTTATACAATGTGAAGTAACAAATCCAATAGGTTTAAAAATAGAAGCTACATTTGGAATACTTGGAGATGGAGAAACAGCAGTTATAGAAATGGCAGAGGCTTCAGGTTTGACTTTGATAGATGAGAAAAAAAGGAATCCATGGCTAACTACAACTTATGGAACTGGAGAATTAATAAAAAAAGCCCTTGATTTAAATGTCAAAAAAATAATTCTTGGAATAGGTGGAAGTGCTACAAATGATGGGGGAGCAGGAATGCTTCAAGCACTTGGGTTTAAACTTTTGAACAAAAATGGTGAAAATATAAAGAATGGAGCAAAGGGCATAAATGAATTAAAATATATAGATATAAGTAATAAAGATAAAAGACTCGATGAAGTAGAATTTTTAATTGCTTGTGATGTTAATAATCCATTGTATGGCAAGAATGGTGCGGCATATGTTTATGGACCTCAAAAAGGTGCTGATAAAAAAATGGTTGAAGATATGGATGAAGCTTTAAAAAATTTTTCAAAAATCATAATTAATACATTTGATAAAGATGTTTCAAATATACCTGGAGCTGGTGCTGCAGGAGGATTAGGTGCAGGACTTTTGGCATTTTTAAATGCAAATTTAAAACCTGGATTTGAAATCATAAGTGAAGAGATTAAACTCGAAAAAATTTTTAAAGAAAATAAAATAGATTTACTGATAACAGGTGAAGGTGAAATGAATTATCAAAGTATAAATGGAAAATTACCAGTAGAGATTTCAAAACTCGCTAAAAAATATGGAGTAAAAACTGTTTCTGTTGTAGGCAATATGGGATATGAATTTGAAAAAGTTTATCAACATGGTGTCGATGCTGTATTCAGTATAACTTCTGGACCAATGAGTCTTTCAGAATCAATTGAGAATACAGGGTATTTAGTTGAAAAAGTAATCTCAAATATAATAAGGCTTTTATATTAATTATAGATTATCATAATTTAGAAATCTTTTTCATCTATTAGTCTATCGGTAATAGTTTTATCATTTCTATCAAAAAATTCTTTAATAAGATCAAATTTCATAGAATCCTTATGATTATTTAAAGGATCAAGGTCTATCAAATCTTTAATTTTTGTTAGTCTAAAAATTATTGTATTTCTGTGAAGGAGCATGTTTTCTGATGTTTTAGAAATATTTAAATTATTTTTTAAAAGTACATTCAAAGTTTCAAAAAGATCAGGATTTTTTAAGAAAAATTCTATTTCTTCATAAAAATATTCATATATGATTTCTGAATCAAAGTTTTTATAAAATATTTCTATCATATAATCTTTAGAGTAAATTATATTATGATTTATTTTTAAAGAAAAAAGGTATATAAGGTCTTTATAGGCATTTGAAATATCATGAATTTTTACAAACTTATGATATATATAACATTTAATTTTTATAGAATAATTTTTATATAAATTATCTTGAAGTGTATTTATTATGCTCAAAAAATCTTTCAAAAAAATATCATCGTTTTTCAAAAAAATAATCTTTGAATCAGAAATATCTGAAATAATTTCTTTTTTCATAATAAATTCCTTTTCTAATTCATTTATTATTATATCTACAACTCTTTTATTATTGTATAAAAAATTACCTTTATTCATTAATTCAAAGATACAGGGTAATTTTTTTTTATTCATATCATATCCAAGATTCTTTCCATAGTTTATTATATTTTTAACATTTTCTTTATTATTGTTGTTTAAAAGTTCATTTAAAAAATAGCTTTTATAGTTTTTCTCTTTAAAAATAGTCTCTTTTAATATTTCTTGTTCTAGCATTATTTCTAATAAGGCCTTAACAACTTTTCCAGCACCTTTTAAATTTTCTGGATTTCCAGTAATTCCTATAACTCCAGAAATCAATCCATCAAAATTAAATGGAATATTTATTCCATTTTCAGAACCCACATATTTATTTAAATCATTTTTGTAAACTATTATTTTTGAATTTGTTTTTAATGCATTATATGCTGCTTCATGAAAATTACCTATTCTTTCTTTATTGCCACTTGCTATTATATAGCCATTTTCATCCATTATATTCACATTGTAATTTAATTTTTTTATGATGTTTTCAACAATTCTTTGAAAAAAATTGTTATCTAATAACATAATCACACCTCTGTTTGTGTTATAATTAAGGTAAATATAACATAAATTTAAAAGTTTTTTTATAGGAGGAGTATATATGGTTAAGAAAAGTTTAGAAAATGAAAAGATTATTAAAGATATTCATGATTATTGGTTTAAAAAATATAATATAAAAAACTATGATCCTGAAAAAAATGAAACTGGTATATTTTTAAATAAAGACATAAAAGATGATACCATATTTTTGATATTTTTAAAGAATAAATCTTTCATACAATGTAATAGTAAGATTGCCGATATCATAAAAATAAAAATAAACATAGACGATGAAAATATAAGGTTTGAAAGATTAAAAGAAATCTTTAGAGATGCAAAAATAGATAATCATGATTATTATTTTTATAGTGATGGAGCTCACATTAAAGAAGTGAATGAAGAGTTTGATTATAGACTCCTAACTAAAGAAGATTTAAATATTTTAAATGATATGAAAACATATTGTACAAAAGAAGAGTTAGAGATGGGATTTGTTGAAATAGATCATGAAGGTATAATGGGTTGTTTTGATGGAGAGAAACTAGTATCTGCAGGAAGCTATATTTATTGGGGAGATAAAATAGGTGATATAGGTATATTAACTCATCCAGAATATAGAAAAAGAAAGATAGGAAGATCTGTTGTATCTAAGATGTGTGATTGGGGAATGATGAACAATAAAATACCTTTATACAGATGTAATGATTTAAACATACCTTCATGTAGACTTGCAAACTCTTTAAACCTTGTTAATTACATGCATTTATATGAAATAAATATTTAAATAATATACCATAAAAATAACTGCATGATATTTAAATTTTTTAGATATCATGCAGCTTTTAATGTGAATTATTATTGTATTAAAATTTTTTTTACTAAAGTTCCTTTTGTAGGTTGATTTATATCGAATACTTTTTTCTCACTCATATATAAACTTATTAATCCACCCATACAATTCAAATTCATCTTGGTTGGCAAATTATCCCTAAACTTTATTTTTCCAGCAACTCCATTTGCATCTATATCAAAGAGTTGATTGTTTTCAATTTCTACAGAGGTTTTAATACCATTTGAGTCTAAAGAGATTTTGTCTGAATTTAAAACATTATTTAAATAAAGGCCATTACCTTTAAAATTGTAAATTTTTGATCTTATATATGCATTAGAAATTAATCCATTTGAATTAATATTTATTATTTCTGAAAAAATATCCCCTTCTATTTTCAACTTATCCGCAGAAATTGATATTTCTTGCATTTTATTTTTAGAGCCCACATGAATTTTAACTTTATTATTATTATCTTCATCACTTTTAATATTTATTATCTCTTCATCTGCATTCAATTCAATAATAGATTTAGTATATATATTTTCAGAGTTTTTATCAAAAATTAAATGAATATTATTCCCAGAAATTTTTAAAATTTTTTGAACAGTTATTTCACAATAATTGATTTTTTCAAACATCAAAATCTCCCCCTTTAATAATATACATATACATAAATTATAACATTAGTAATAATTACTGATAAAACAAATGATATATTATTTAAATTCATAGATAATTTCCAAATTTAAAGAAAATAATCACAATTAAAATGAATTAAATAAAGAAATCTTTATATTTCTTTATTTTAAAAATAAAAAAAATAATGTATAATAAATATGAATTTCTTTGCCAACGATGGCAAAAAAGGGCAGAGATACAAAATTTATAAAAAAGTGATATAATTTAAATTGCCAACGATGGCAAAATAAAAAGGGGTGAGTTTTTTGAAAAAAACAGCTTTGGTATTTTTGGTATTGGGAATATTTTTATTCGCCTTTGCAGAAGATATAGTATTGAATTATTACTCACATGGCGTTGAAAATGGTACAAGATTAAAAATAATAGAAGAATTTGAAAAATTAAATCCAGGAATTAAGGTAAATCTTGTTGAATTACCTCAAGATACCAATAAAAAACTTCAAATGATTCAAACTGTTTTACAGGCAAAAGATAGTTCAATGGATGTTTTTGATGCCGATGTTACATGGCCTCCTATTTTTGCATCTGCAGGATGGGTTCTTCCAATCGAAGATCATTTCACAAAAGAAGAAATAGAAGATTATCTACCAGGACCAATAGATTCAGTGACATATAAAAAACATATGTGGGGTATTCCATATAGAACTGATGCTGGAATTTTATATTATAGAAAAGATTTACTTGAAAAATATAATAAACCAGTTCCAGAAACATGGCAAGATTTGATAGATACTTCAAAATATATAATGGAAAGAGAACCAGGAATGAGTGGACATGGTGGATCTTGGGCTCAATATGAAGGACTTACTTGTAATTTAATGGAAATTGTATGGAGTTTTGGAGGAAAAGTTTTTGATGAAGAAGGAAATGTAATCATAAACTCTGAAGAAACTTTAGAAGCTCTAAAAGTTATGAATGATATGGTAAATGAAAGTAAAATAATGCCAAATGGAATTTTGAACTTTTATTCAGGTGATGCAAGAGCTGTTTTCTTTTCAGGAAAACAAGTTTTTTTAAGAGATTGGCCATCTGGATGGAGAAAATCTCAAGATCCTAAAAATTCACAAGTCGTTGGTAAAGTTGGAGTTGCAGCTCTACCTAAAGGAAATGAAGAAAATAGAAGTTATTCTACTCTTGGAGGATGGCAAGTTATGGTTTCAAAATACTCTAAAAACCCTGAAGAGGCTATAAAATTTGCTAAATTCAGAGCTGGAAAAACTGCACAAAAGATGGCTGCAATGGGATTATCTCATATACCAGCTATAAAATCTTTGTATGATGATGAAGAAATACTTGAAAATATGTCATTTATTAAAGAGATGTATCCAGCTTTTTATAGTGCATATCCAAGACCAAAGTCACCATATTATGCAGAGGTTTCAAATATAATTCAAGTTGAAACACAAAGAATGTTTGTTGGTAAAAAAACTCCAGAAAAAGCTTTAAAAGATATGGAATTCCAAATTAAAATGTTGCTTGGACAATTTTAATAAATGAGCCATCGGGGTTTCCCGATGGTTTTAATATAAGAGGTGAATGTTTTTATGAGATGGAAAAACCTTAATAAGAGAGAAAAAATGGGATATTTATTTTTACTTCCATCAGTTGTTTTGATGATAGCTTTTATAATATATCCTGTTATAAATACTGTATATTTATCTTTTTTTAATTATAGAGTTCAAACAATGTCAATGGGAAAAACTTTTGTGGGGGTTAAAAATTTTATAATGGCTTTTAAAGATCCAAATTTCTTGGGGTCTTTTAAATTTACCATTACTTTTACAGTAGTTGCTGTAACTCTTGAAACTTTAATAGGTATTTTATTTGCATTAATAATGAACAAAAAAATACCTGGTCAAGGAATTATAAGAACATCTGTATTAATTCCATGGGCAATTCCAACTATAGTATCGGCATTGATGTGGAAGTTTATGTATTCAGAACAATACGGAGTTATAAACTTTATATTTCAAAAACTTCATATAGTTCAAGGATCTATACCATGGCTTTCAGATGCAAGCCTTGCTGTTATTGCTACAATAATTGCGGATGTTTGGAAAACAACTCCTTATATGTCATTGTTGATATTGTCTGGACTTCAAACTATTCCTAAAAATTTATATGAAGCATCTTCAATAGATGGTGCAAATAAAAGACAACAATTTTTTAAAATTACATTACCACTTTTAAAACCAGTTCTTTCAGTTGCCATATTATTTAGAGTAATTGCAACTTTTAGAATTTATGATCTTGTTGCGGCTTTAACAAGTGGAGGACCAGCTAATTCTACTCAAAGTCTTTCTTTGTATACTATAAGAACATATTTCAATTTTGGAAATATAGGGTATGGTTCAGCATTAGCTACAATTACACTATTAATATCACTTTTAATAAGTCTTTTATTTCTAAATGCATTAAAAACAAAGATAGAGAAGGTGGCTTAGATGAAAAAAAATATAACTTTAAAATCCATACTATCTAAGATATTTTATATATTTTTCTTTGCATTTT is part of the Oceanotoga teriensis genome and harbors:
- a CDS encoding ABC transporter substrate-binding protein; translation: MKKTALVFLVLGIFLFAFAEDIVLNYYSHGVENGTRLKIIEEFEKLNPGIKVNLVELPQDTNKKLQMIQTVLQAKDSSMDVFDADVTWPPIFASAGWVLPIEDHFTKEEIEDYLPGPIDSVTYKKHMWGIPYRTDAGILYYRKDLLEKYNKPVPETWQDLIDTSKYIMEREPGMSGHGGSWAQYEGLTCNLMEIVWSFGGKVFDEEGNVIINSEETLEALKVMNDMVNESKIMPNGILNFYSGDARAVFFSGKQVFLRDWPSGWRKSQDPKNSQVVGKVGVAALPKGNEENRSYSTLGGWQVMVSKYSKNPEEAIKFAKFRAGKTAQKMAAMGLSHIPAIKSLYDDEEILENMSFIKEMYPAFYSAYPRPKSPYYAEVSNIIQVETQRMFVGKKTPEKALKDMEFQIKMLLGQF
- a CDS encoding tetratricopeptide repeat protein translates to MKKIIIIIFIISLFLTLFSQENLAGDITDFSSDIIKNDIYLKVKIDDISIQYDLWVRTGDIQILKNIDLQIDELIKNYGELSELQYLKGIMYMYYYKDYDKALEYLKKSSDKNPKNAYTYFLMGNIYVQLNDYNKAFLELNKAIKLEPNNDTFIYLYALIYESIDENHFAIEYLNKALKINKNHEYYISRGNNYAHIGEYEKAILDYDEALNILNNMINNKGNLDKQDLYYRIMYKKATLFRYMYEEEKGLVLIDEIIKNIDKISNDYFQKIVYLEKVNLLYDLKRYDEGIEIYQNLLLDSKEYYFCALYAKLLYKINDPSESINILDKIEDLDEEYKLDFVSYLRGINFISLKEYKKALNEINKTNFNFDISYRDKNFLLKGLIYEALNEEKMALNYYKIYLEKIEDKDIKNRYELIKANKEVENIEVFIEDLYKQRKLLY
- a CDS encoding glycerophosphodiester phosphodiesterase family protein, with the protein product MRSIPILGHRGYRAKFTENTLEAFEKAIEFGADGIEYDTRLTKDKVPVVLHDDNLERLSGKNIKLSDITFEELQKIKLDNGQSVPKIEDVLKVLDESSFLNLEVKEVEAAIPSYELTKKYNALNRTLFSSFKVDALREIRKIDKDVKLGLLVDYDSLNNLIDLNKELNFFSLNLWVDKLNERKLISKAFLRKWRKSGMKIYLWTLNNPKDLKTFKGLYDGIITDEVELIIDSFDSL
- a CDS encoding glycerate kinase family protein; this translates as MNILIAPDSFKGSLSAKDFCFHAEKAIKSFNSNINTIKVPLADGGEGTTQAMVLNTDGDFIQCEVTNPIGLKIEATFGILGDGETAVIEMAEASGLTLIDEKKRNPWLTTTYGTGELIKKALDLNVKKIILGIGGSATNDGGAGMLQALGFKLLNKNGENIKNGAKGINELKYIDISNKDKRLDEVEFLIACDVNNPLYGKNGAAYVYGPQKGADKKMVEDMDEALKNFSKIIINTFDKDVSNIPGAGAAGGLGAGLLAFLNANLKPGFEIISEEIKLEKIFKENKIDLLITGEGEMNYQSINGKLPVEISKLAKKYGVKTVSVVGNMGYEFEKVYQHGVDAVFSITSGPMSLSESIENTGYLVEKVISNIIRLLY
- a CDS encoding carbohydrate ABC transporter permease; this encodes MRWKNLNKREKMGYLFLLPSVVLMIAFIIYPVINTVYLSFFNYRVQTMSMGKTFVGVKNFIMAFKDPNFLGSFKFTITFTVVAVTLETLIGILFALIMNKKIPGQGIIRTSVLIPWAIPTIVSALMWKFMYSEQYGVINFIFQKLHIVQGSIPWLSDASLAVIATIIADVWKTTPYMSLLILSGLQTIPKNLYEASSIDGANKRQQFFKITLPLLKPVLSVAILFRVIATFRIYDLVAALTSGGPANSTQSLSLYTIRTYFNFGNIGYGSALATITLLISLLISLLFLNALKTKIEKVA
- a CDS encoding MFS transporter gives rise to the protein MKFKFWKLFVIGFGFFGISILWPLYNAYVPIFLKDFSLSSFSIGIVMTIDNIFAIFMLPILGTLSDQTRTKFGRRMPYIMLGAPLAAFFFILIPFIKDFNNLFFLMFIIILMNFFMAIFRSPVVALMPDITPSRYRSQANGIINFMGGLGALLAYFAGKPMYDYSQSLPFIVGAIVMLAAQLLLFVFIKEPKEYTIKSNLSKNKKSVVKKGMQELLTNLKDVFVSKEKSLLLMLLSILFWFIGFNSIETFFTIYAKFHVGIPESTGALMMGVFSLTFMIFAIPAGFIGGKFGRKKSIFAGIFILFIMSLSTFYFGNMDMSIESNKELFKTIMYIIFPIGGIGWALINVNSLPMVVDMTTTEKSGGYTGLYYFFSMAANIFAPPIAGFFMDIFDYNSLMIFSFIFFLLSFITMLFVKRGEAQKI
- a CDS encoding GNAT family N-acetyltransferase, with product MVKKSLENEKIIKDIHDYWFKKYNIKNYDPEKNETGIFLNKDIKDDTIFLIFLKNKSFIQCNSKIADIIKIKINIDDENIRFERLKEIFRDAKIDNHDYYFYSDGAHIKEVNEEFDYRLLTKEDLNILNDMKTYCTKEELEMGFVEIDHEGIMGCFDGEKLVSAGSYIYWGDKIGDIGILTHPEYRKRKIGRSVVSKMCDWGMMNNKIPLYRCNDLNIPSCRLANSLNLVNYMHLYEINI
- a CDS encoding CdaR family transcriptional regulator produces the protein MLLDNNFFQRIVENIIKKLNYNVNIMDENGYIIASGNKERIGNFHEAAYNALKTNSKIIVYKNDLNKYVGSENGINIPFNFDGLISGVIGITGNPENLKGAGKVVKALLEIMLEQEILKETIFKEKNYKSYFLNELLNNNNKENVKNIINYGKNLGYDMNKKKLPCIFELMNKGNFLYNNKRVVDIIINELEKEFIMKKEIISDISDSKIIFLKNDDIFLKDFLSIINTLQDNLYKNYSIKIKCYIYHKFVKIHDISNAYKDLIYLFSLKINHNIIYSKDYMIEIFYKNFDSEIIYEYFYEEIEFFLKNPDLFETLNVLLKNNLNISKTSENMLLHRNTIIFRLTKIKDLIDLDPLNNHKDSMKFDLIKEFFDRNDKTITDRLIDEKDF